In a single window of the Carassius carassius chromosome 26, fCarCar2.1, whole genome shotgun sequence genome:
- the LOC132106152 gene encoding ras-related protein Rab-19-like, giving the protein MEREDPQNDSFDFLFKIILIGDSNVGKTCLVHSFKSGLFSETQQNTIGVDFTVRTLTIDGRRVKMQVWDTAGQERFRTITQSYYRSAHGAMIAYDISRRDTFDSVLRWLHELQRFGAANVLTALIGNKRDLEEERQVQFADACKLAEEQGMLAALETSAREKQSVEEAFIMMARQLLQQNGLCVTPDTDTHVLLRTNSRAVVSGPSLAEHQKQQPCQC; this is encoded by the exons ATGGAGCGAGAGGATCCTCAGAACGACTCCTTCGACTTCCTCTTCAAGATCATCCTCATCGGGGACTCCAACGTGGGCAAGACCTGCCTGGTGCACAGCTTCAAGAGTGGCCTGTTCTCCGAGACGCAGCAGAACACCATCGGCGTGGACTTCACCGTGCGCACACTCACCATCGACGGCCGCCGAGTCAAG atgcaggTGTGGGACACGGCAGGACAGGAGCGCTTCCGCACCATCACACAGAGCTACTACCGCAGCGCTCACGGGGCCATGATCGCCTACGACATCAGCCGCAGGGACACTTTTGACTCCGTGCTACGCTGGCTCCACGAGCTGCAGCGCTTCGGGGCCGCCAACGTGCTCACCGCGCTCATAG GTAACAAGCGTGATCTGGAGGAGGAGCGGCAGGTGCAGTTTGCAGACGCTTGTAAGCTAGCGGAGGAGCAGGGCatgctagcagctctggagacgTCAGCGAGAGAGAAGCAGAGTGTGGAGGAGGCGTTCATCATGATGGCGCGGCAGCTGCTGCAGCAGAACGGCCTTTGTGTCACGCCAGACACGGACACACATGTGTTGCTGCGCACTAACTCTCGCGCTGTCGTCAGCGGGCCGTCGCTAGCAGAGCACCAGAAACAACAGCCCTGCCAGTGCTGA
- the terfa gene encoding telomeric repeat binding factor a, which yields MGESVGEARSLSDEQIINRWSFDYYVFKALSAFRDADYTAFTHFTSIVESLVVRPVDGHSDMIVKLRCMQFLSRINNGDKLDLTFEEPKTPLESALSVLEDICRDMSVPPREKERVQQAIIETLMVVCLRSGEFTRAEEVLLTHFSDATDSAGKRKLFESLVRRRRSSHSVLQLSSYSDFKQDMLDFIERLYRVPEPFLLQMLRRSGHPGVSSEPVTSSSQDRQKDHGGAVRLSLRGLRQVYGVLSERYGVSVSFSQLQQELEHEDEQEQSPGLHLALSETPRDPESQPPYAGMTISRLVQEDDSQLSDQEQETRSPHRILVTSGPESDEPELQTPVTHSHSSECSPAQTCSPAHHTQKHIRMILSSDVELEDHAASPPSRRSSRQQQQKKSHHSESECVLMEEEDRGSARVSSPARPSSSSSSPAVRRSARDTPRQSSDVELEDHAVSPPSRCSSRQQQQKKSHHSESAESAPVSTPARPRRSDRETQNQSQSSESECVVELEVKDGGSCVQHSTPARPSSTDTQRHRNRSVTVSSESEENSESPAAKTPRRSRSSPSPGGAHKRRRARWQDVSGTHENWSDEESLFSSTSGRSSKKSSRKMWTLQESEWLKEGVRRFGAGHWEKIRSSFPFTERSAVNLKDRWRTMLKLRLV from the exons ATGGGCGAGTCCGTGGGAGAAGCACGCTCTCTGAGCGATGAGCAGATCATCAACCGATGGAGCTTCGACTACTACGTGTTCAAGGCCCTAAGTGCCTTCAGAGACGCGGACTACACGGCCTTCACACACTTCACCAGCATCGTCGAGA gtctgGTGGTCAGACCCGTCGACGGACACAGCGACATGATCGTGAAGCTGCGCTGCATGCAGTTCCTGTCCCGGATCAACAACGGCGACAAGCTCG ATCTGACGTTTGAGGAGCCCAAGACCCCTCTGGAGTCAGCTCTGAGTGTGCTGGAGGACATCTGCAGGGACATGAGCGTCCCCCCACGAGAGAAGGAGCGCGTCCAGCAGGCCATCATCGagacg ctgatGGTGGTGTGTCTGCGCAGCGGGGAGTTCACGAGGGCCGAGGAGGTGCTGCTGACACACTTCAGCGACGCTACAGACTCAGCCGGGAAG aGGAAGTTGTTTGAGAGTCTGGTCCGGCGCCGGCGCTCCTCTCACTCAGTGCTGCAGCTCAGCTCTTACTCTGACTTCAAGCAGGACATGCTGGACTTCATCGAGCGACTGTACCGCGTCCCAGAGCCCTTCCTCCTGCAG atGCTGAGGCGCTCAGGACACCCCGGCGTCAGCTCTGAGCCCGTCACCTCGTCCTCACAGGACCGACAGAAGGATCATGG cgGTGCGGTGCGTCTGAGTCTGCGCGGTCTACGTCAGGTGTACGGTGTGCTGAGCGAGCGCTACGGGGTCAGCGTGTCCTTCTCTCAGCTGCAGCAGGAGCTGGAGCACGAGGACGAGCAGGAGCAGAGCCCTGGGCTACACCTGGCCCTGTCCGAGACGCCCCGGGACCCAGAGAGCCAGCCGCCCTACGCCGGGATGACCATCTCACGCCTGGTGCAGGAGGACGACAGCCAGCTGAGCGACCAGGAGCAGGAGACACGCTCGCCTCACAG GATCCTTGTCACCAGCGGCCCAGAGTCAGACGAGCCTGAGCTCCAGACGCCCGTCACACACAGCCACAGCAG tgagtGCTCCCCGGCTCAGACCTGCTCTCCTGCTcatcacacacagaaacacatcaG GATGATCCTGTCCAGTGATGTGGAGCTGGAGGACCACGCCGCGTCTCCTCCGTCCAGACGCTCCTCcagacagcagcagcagaagaAGAGCCATCACAG tgagtctGAGTGTGTGCTGATGGAGGAGGAGGACAGAGGCTCAGCTCGGGTCTCTTCTCCCGCTCgtcccagcagcagcagcagctctccAGCCGTCAGACGCTCGGCCAGAGacacaccgagacagagcag TGATGTGGAGCTGGAGGACCACGCTGTGTCTCCTCCGTCCAGATGCTCCTCcagacagcagcagcagaagaAGAGCCATCACAG tgaatCGGCTGAATCAGCTCCGGTCTCCACTCCTGCTCGTCCCAGACGCTCGGACAGAGAGACACAGAACCAGAGCCAGAGCAG TGAGTCTGAGTGTGTGGTGGAGCTGGAGGTGAAGGATGGAGGTTCATGCGTCCAGCACTCGACTCCCGCTCGTCCCAGCAGCACAGACACACAGAGGCACAGGAACAG GAGTGTGACTGTGTCCAGCGAGTCTGAGGAGAACAGTGAGTCTCCTGCAGCGAAGACGCCCCGCCGCAGCCGCAGCTCTCCGTCCCCTGGAGGAGCTCAcaagaggagg agggccAGATGGCAGGACGTGTCCGGGACGCACGAGAACTGGAGCGATGAGGAGTCACTGTTCAGCAGCACTTCAG GTCGCTCCAGTAAGAAGAGCAGCAGGAAG atgtgGACGCTGCAGGAGTCGGAGTGGCTGAAGGAGGGAGTGCGGCGCTTCGGCGCGGGACACTGGGAGAAGATCCGCTCCTCCTTCCCCTTCACCGAACGCAGCGCGGTCAACCTGAAGGACCGCTGGAGGACCATGCTCAAGCTCAGGCTGGTGTGA